The following proteins are encoded in a genomic region of Apis mellifera strain DH4 linkage group LG14, Amel_HAv3.1, whole genome shotgun sequence:
- the LOC408462 gene encoding uncharacterized protein LOC408462 isoform X2, whose translation MDTSPSKTLSPSSSGSGKIHLGEGMALSGLRRALSQVSMLVVKATTSGETAWREELQKYRQTRFSSRRIRKRVVFKHGDCNVVQGNVAKRRRRYLQDIFTTLVDAQWRWTLLVFSMNFLLSWLGFALIWWLIAYSHGDLDPENHANSNSTFIPCIENIRGFTSSFLFSIETQHTIGYGSKHPTDECPEAVFVICIQSMTGVILQAFMVGIVFAKLSRPKKRTQTLLFSRNAVICQRDGQPCLMFRVGDMRKSHIIEAHVRAQMIKRKVTREGELLPFFQTELKVGSDGEEDKILFIWPTTIVHKIDEQSPLYHISASDMLRERFEIVVILEGVIESTGMTTQARSSYLPSEILWGHRFEHIITFKKETGEYEVNYTLFNNTYEVDTPLCSAADLDKIKAMQRAKGERMSNTAFAHYRDASSSSLTTGSGSSLASSTGGLHMNVPMTSLTPIPVMITSPDGSLRRESMQSAQTEMKPPMFYTHNEFLDNEHSSSYPQDDSGNQEDYDRALEDINATLRKSRGPSQEARRTMHKEPSKATLDSRKSESRDAIRRSNSRITMDQINTPPRSPSRQHLDARNDSNPMTRHAKFVESTEPRRDPSPHPHSLSPPRRYSLGENHRGRDHQHQPAKKTSFILGDDDHHVIEIDQQRSFVAGDDHRHVIDIESGPVSKLPSPSPAHETLDASKTNHHHHPRNNASSGPQEQV comes from the exons ATACCGGCAGACGAGATTCAGCTCCCGAAGAATACGGAAAAGGGTGGTTTTCAAGCACGGCGATTGCAATGTCGTACAAGGAAATGTGGCCAAGCGACGACGACGTTACCTTCAG GATATTTTCACGACGCTGGTCGACGCGCAATGGAGATGGACTCTTCTGGTGTTCTCGATGAACTTCTTGCTCTCGTGGCTAGGTTTCGCCCTGATTTGGTGGCTGATCGCTTACAGCCACGGCGACCTCGATCCGGAGAATCACGCCAACTCCAACTCGACCTTCATCCCCTGCATCGAGAACATTCGTGGATTCACCAGCTCGTTCCTCTTCTCGATCGAGACCCAGCACACGATCGG GTACGGATCGAAGCACCCTACGGACGAATGTCCGGAGGCTGTGTTCGTCATATGCATCCAGTCGATGACAGGTGTGATACTGCAAGCTTTCATGGTGGGAATAGTGTTCGCCAAGCTATCCCGGCCCAAGAAGAGGACGCAGACGTTATTGTTCTCGAGGAACGCGGTCATCTGTCAGAGGGACGGCCAGCCTTGCCTCATGTTTCGAGTCGGTGACATGAGGAAGAGCCACATAATCGAGGCACACGTGAGGGCGCAGATGATCAAACGAAAG GTGACCAGAGAGGGGGAATTGTTACCCTTCTTCCAAACGGAGCTGAAAGTGGGGAGCGACGGGGAGGAGGACAAGATCTTGTTCATTTGGCCGACGACGATCGTTCACAAGATCGACGAGCAATCTCCCCTTTATCACATATCGGCGAGCGATATGCTGCGAGAACGTTTCGAGATCGTGGTTATATTGGAAG gcGTGATCGAGTCGACTGGAATGACGACCCAGGCCAGGAGCTCTTATCTACCCTCTGAGATTTTGTGGGGGCACAGGTTCGAGCATATAATCACGTTCAAAAAGGAGACGGGGGAGTACGAGGTGAACTATACCCTTTTCAACAACACGTACGAGGTCGACACACCACTGTGCTCGGCGGCCgatctcgataaaattaagGCGATGCAGAGAGCGAAAGGAG AGCGCATGAGCAACACCGCGTTCGCTCATTATCGCGACGCGTCGAGCAGCTCTTTGACCACCGGATCCGGTTCCAGCTTGGCGTCGTCCACCGGTGGATTGCACATGAACGTGCCGATGACATCGTTGACTCCGATTCCAGTTATGATCACGAGTCCGGACGGCTCTCTGAGACGCGAGAGCATGCAGAGCGCGCAAACCGAGATGAAACCGCCGATGTTTTACACACATAACGAG TTTTTGGACAACGAGCATTCTTCGAGTTATCCGCAAGACGATTCGGGAAACCAGGAGGACTACGATCGTGCGTTGGAGGATATAAACGCGACGTTGAGGAAGAGTCGAGGGCCGAGCCAGGAGGCGAGGAGGACAATGCACAAGGAGCCGTCCAAGGCGACGTTAGATTCCAGGAAGAGCGAGTCCAGGGACGCGATAAGGAGATCGAACTCGAGGATAACCATGGATCAAATTAATACTCCTCCGAGATCACCCTCGCGACAGCATTTAGACGCCAG AAACGATTCTAATCCGATGACGAGGCACGCGAAATTCGTCGAGTCGACGGAACCTCGTCGCGACCCTTCGCCCCATCCCCATTCTCTTTCCCCGCCGAGAAGGTACAGCCTGGGCGAAAATCACAGGGGCAGGGATCATCAACACCAGCCCGCGAAGAAAACCAGTTTCATCCTCGGCGACGACGACCACCACGTGATCGAGATCGATCAACAGAGAAGTTTCGTGGCGGGCGACGATCATCGCCACGTGATCGACATCGAATCGGGCCCTGTCTCCAAGCTGCCTTCTCCTTCGCCCGCCCACGAGACATTGGACGCGTCCAAGACCAATCATCACCATCATCCACGAAACAACGCCTCCTCCGGTCCTCAGGAGCAAGTGTAG